CACCAGCGTGTGCTGATCGTGGAGGTCATGGGCCGCCACACGGGCTGGATCGCGCTGCATTCCGGCATGGCCGCCGGCGCTCACGCGATCGTCGTGCCGGAGCGCCCCTTCGACATCGAGGAGTTGGCCGCCCGGGTCGGCGAACGGTTCGCCGCGGGGAAGCGGTTCGCGATCGTCGTGGCCGCGGAGGGCGCCAAGCCGAAGGCGGGCACCATGGACTTCGACGAGGGCGGCAAGGACGTCTACGGCCACGAGCGCTTCGCCGGCATCGCCCGCCAGCTCTCCCTGGAGCTGGAGCAGCGCCTCGGCAAGGAGGCCCGTCCGGTCATCCTCGGGCACGTCCAGCGCGGCGGTACGCCGACGGCGTACGACCGCGTGCTCGCCACCCGCTTCGGCTGGCATGCCGTGGAGGCCGTGCACCGGGGCGAGTTCGGCATGATGACCGCGCTGCGCGGCACCGACATCGTGATGGTGTCGCTTGCGGAGGCGGTGGAGACGCTGAAGACGGTGCCTTCGGAGCGGTACGCCGAGGCGGAATGCGTCCTGTAGTGCGGGACCGACTCGTACGGAACTGAAGAGTCCGCCCCCGGTGGCAGTCGCCGCCGGGGGCGGTTCTACTCTGGGTCCGGACAGACAGCTGTGGACAGACAGCGCACAACCCCCACGAAACAGGAGCCGGCGGATGGATCACAGCGGGCACGGCATGAGCACGGATCTGCCGCCGTTCACGCTGGGGCGGGGTCTTGAGTGGTCCGCGGACCCGTTCTTCCTCGTCGCCTGCCTGGTCGGGCTCGGGCTGTACGGGTGGGGCGTGATCCGGCTCGTGAAGCGCGGGGACAAGTGGCCGGTCGGCCGCACCGTCGCATACGTCGTCGGCGTGCTGACGGTGATGCTGGCGATGTGCACCAAGCTGAACGACTACGGCATGGTCATGTTCAGCGTGCACATGGTGCAGCACATGGTGATCAGCATGCTGTCCCCCATCCTCATCCTGCTCGGCGCCCCGATCACCCTGGCGTTGCGTGCGCTGCCCACCGCGGGCCGCGACCGCAAGGGGCCGCGCGAACTGCTGCTGATGCTGTTGCACAGCCGCTATATGAGGATCGTCACGCACCCGGCGTTCACGATCCCGATGTTCATCGCGAGCCTGTACGCGCTGTACTTCAGCCCGCTCTTCGACTTCCTCATGGGGTCCAAGGCCGGGCACATCGCGATGATGGTGCACTTCCTCGCCGTCGGCCTGGTGTTCTTCTGGCCGATCATGGGCGTGGACCCGGGGCCGCACCGCCCCGGCTATCTGATGCGGATGCTGGAACTGTTCGCGGGCATGCCGTTCCACGCGTTCTTCGGCATCGCGCTGATGATGGCGTCCACGCCGATGGTCGACACCTACCGGAATCCGCCTGCCTCGCTCGGCATCGAGGCCCTGTCGGACCAGACGTCGGCGGGCGGTATCGCCTGGGCGTTCAGCGAGATCCCGTCCGTCCTGGTGCTGCTCGCGCTGCTCTTCCAGTGGTACGGCTCGGAGCAGCGGCAGGCGAAGCGCAAGGACCGGGCCGCGGACCGCGACGGCGACAAGGAACTCGAGGCCTACAACGCCTATCTCGCCTCACTCAACGCACGCGGCCGCTGAGTTCTGCCACACCGCTGAATTCCCTTTCTTTTCATACTGCCTGAATTGCTCCTCCATTCGGTAACCTGGTGCTCGACGCCCTGCCTCCGCTCGGCAGGGCGCGGGGGGACCGCTGGGGGGAGCGGTGATGACATTTCGCGCGTTCATGCAAAGGGCCGGGAAATCGGCAGCCCGGAGGATCGGCGTTCTGCTGGTCGCCGCGCTGATCCTCAGCGGGTGCAGTAGAAGCGCACATTTGTTCGCCGTGCAGGCCGTCGCCGCCGGAGTTCCGTCGCTGGCCCCGTTCTTCGACGAGCACAGCGGTCTCGGTCACGACGCCACGGTCCAGGCACAGCAGGCACCCGGGGGACTGCAGGCGGGCAACACACCCGGACTCTACGGCGGTTCACGGAAGCCCACGATCTGTGACGTCAAGCGGCTGAAGGAATTCCTCACCGATCCGCGCAACGATCGAAAGGCCAAGGCCTGGGCGCAGGTCCAGGGAATTCCCCAGACGGAGATCCCGGATTATCTCGACCGGCTCACACCCGTACTTCTGCGTCACGACACTCTCGTTCAGAACCACGACTACAAGAAGGGCAGGGCCACCCCCTTCAACTCCCTGCTCCAGGCCGGTATCGCGGTATTGGTGGACGATCAGGGACAGCCCATGGTGAAGTGCTCGTGCGGAAATCCGCTGCGGCCCTTCCAGGGCGACACCACACGGATTTCCGTCAAGTTCAAGGACGGCAACAAGAAATGGGCCGGCTACGACCGCGCCTCGGTGGTGGCGGTCAAGCCCGCGCCGCGGCGGCTGACCCGGCTCGCGCTGATCGACGTCGACGACCCGAACCACGGGATGAACCGGCCCGTCGGCACCGGCGGCGGACACGACAAGCCCTTCGACACTCGGGTGCGGCACAAGGTGCCCGAGGTCACCGGGATGCGGTTCACCGAGGCCAGTCGGCAGCTGACGAGCCAGGGACTCGCGGTCGCCTACGCCGGCAAGGGGGCGCCGCCCGACGAGGCAGTGGTCACGGGCTCGGATCCGGCGCCAGGCACCGAGCTGGCGTTCGGACAGTACGTGACGCTGTCGGTGGACATGGGCGAGACCGACGGGTCGGGCTCGGGCACCCCGGGCGGGAAGACCGGCGAGGCGGGCGGCGGAACGGCCGGGGGCACGGGCAGCGGGACGACCGGGGGGACGGGCACCGGGACGCCCGGGGGCCCGAACGGCGGAACGTCCGCTCCCCCGGCGTCGGGCGGGACGTCTCCCGGTCAGACCAGCGCGTCGCCTCCCACACCGTCGAAGAGCGGCTCGGCCTCCTCGCCGCCCGCCTCGGGCGGCTCGTCCTCGGCTCCGGCGAGCGGGGGCACCTCGGCCTCCTCGGGGGGTGCCTCGTCTCCGACCAGGAGTTCCGGCCCGCCCGCGGCCGGCAGCACTCCACCCGCCGCGTCACCGTCGGCGAGCAGCCCGCCCGCGTCCCGCTCGGCACCCGGAGCGACCGGTTCACCGCCTACGAGCAAGCCGGCCTCCAGCAGCGCGCCCGCCACGTCGGCACCCATCACGTCGGCGCCCGTCACCTCGGCGTCTGCCACGTCGGCGCCCGTCACCAGCGCACCGGCCACCAGTGAACCGCCGGTCACGCGTGACCCCGTGACCGGCTCGCCCACGGCCGGCCCCCTCTTCGACGACAGGGCCTAGACCGGGGAGCGACCGCATGGCATCAGGAACACCGCAGTCGGGAGTGGGTCGCGTCATCGCCGGCCGGTACCTCCTGCTGAACCGGCTCGGCAGCGGGGCCATGGGCCATGTGTGGCTGGCCCATGACCAGCGGCTGGCCTGCGAGGTCGCCGTCAAGGAGATCGTGTTCCGCGATGCCGTCGAGGCGGTGGAGGAACGGACGGCCCGGGTCGCCCGCGCCCGCGCCGAGGCGCGGCACGCGGCCGGGCTCCGCGACCATCCGCATGTGGTGACCGTGCACGACGTACTGGAGCACGAGGGCCTGCCGTGGATCGTCATGGAGTACGTCGCGGGCGCGCTCGACCTGCGTGAGCTGGTGCGTCGGCGCGGCCCGCTCGCCCCCGCCGAGTGTGCCCGCATCGGGCTCGCGGTGCTGGACGCGCTCACCGCCGGGCACGAGCGGGGCGTCATGCACCGGGACGTGAAGCCGGCGAACATCCTGCTGGCGCCGGACCGTGCCGGGGCGCCCTACGCCCGCGTCCTGCTCACCGACTACGGCATCTCGATACAGCCTGACGCGGGCGAAACCCGGTACACGCTGACGTCCGCGCTGGTCGGGACGCCCGGCTATCTGGCGCCGGAGCGCGCGACCGGCGGGCCGCCGACCGCGGCCGCCGATCTGTTCTCGCTGGGCTGCACGCTGTACTACGCGGTCGAGGGATGTGGGCCGTTCGAACGGGACACGCATCTCGCGGAGGTCACCGCGGTGGTGCTGGAGGAGCCGCGCCCGCCGATGCGGGCCGGGGCGCTGGAGCCGCTGCTGGCCTCGATGCTGGTCAAGGACCCGGCGCTGCGGATCACGGCGTCGGACACCGCGGCCGCGCTGGCGGCGATCGTCATCCCGCAGTCGCATCCGCGCACCCGGCTGGATCTGGGGTCGCGTCCGCCCTGGGAGGGGTCCGACGCGACGACCGAGACCTCCCAGCGCCAAGCGTCGCACGGCTTCGGCCTCGCCTCCGGACACGGCGGCGCGGGTGAGGCATCGTCCACCGCGCGATACGACGGCGCGAGCGAGGCACCGACCGCCTCGGGATACCGCGGCGCAAGCGAGGCGCCGCCCGCCTCGGGCTCCGTTCCTCCCGGCTGGGCACGGCCGGGGCCTCCCGTCGTGTCCTCACCGTCGTACGGGCACGACGTCCTCAGTAGCGCCCCGGCCGGACGGGGTTTCGGCCCGCCGCTCACCCGTGGCGAGCGTCATCCGAGGCGGTCGCACGTCCTGCGTGCCCTCGCCGCCTGCGCCCTCGGTCTGCTCCTCGCCCTGGGCGGGGTCTGGTACGCCATGGCGCAGCGGACGACCGACGGCACGGCGAAGCCGTACGGGGACGCCGTCGCCCTCACCCACCCGCTCAAGGACGGGGACTGCGTCGTCGCCGACTGGCCCGGGAACCCCTTCCAGGGCGCTCCGCGGCTGACCGTCGATCCGACCTGCGCCGAGAAGACCCCCGACGGCCAGGTCATGGCCGTCGTCCCGAACGCGTCCGCCGACGAGGCGCGCGGGCGCGGGACCGCCGAGTGCGAGCAGCGTACGCGGGAGATCCGGGAGAAGCTCGCGGACGTCCGCAGTTACGCCCTGGTCCCGACCGGGGCGGGCTTCGAGGCGGCCGGACGGCGCACCGCCTGTCTGGTGCTGGGCGCGCACGGGCCGGTGTACGGGCCCCTCGGAGACCACCGCAAGCCGGGGATGCGGTTCGTCGACACGGCGAACATGCAGAAGCGGGACTGTCTGGACGCTCCCTCGCTGCGGGCAGCGAAACTGGTCTCCTGCGCCGGGACGCACGACCAGCAGGTCCTCGGCTTCACCCGGCTGAGCCCGGACACCCCCCTCGGCAGGGCGAAGAGCCTGTCGGACGCGGCGTGTGCGAGGGATGTGCCGCCGAAGGACTACGGGTACGACCCGAACCGCTACGAGGCCGCTTCCTGGACGGGGAAAAGTGCCTGGACGTCCGGTACTCATCTTGTCGTGTGCACCGTACGCGAGCAGAACGGGGGCACCATGGGTAAGGACGGACCATAAGGAGGGTGTCGCGATGCCCGGTTCTACGAAGACGATGGGGGTGCTCACCGTTGGTGGGCTCGTCGTGGTGACGGCCTACACGGTGGCGCTCGGCAGCAGTGGGTGGCTGTGGTTCGGCTGGGTCGTCCTCGGCCTGATCACCCTCGGCATGGTGGCGACCGGCAACCCCTGACGCTCACTGCCGGGGCAGCCGTCCCGCCGAGTGCACCCCCGGCTGGTACTTCGGCAACCGGGCGGTGATCTTCATGCCCGCTCCGACCGCGGTCTCGATGACGAGGCCGTGGTCGTCGCCGTAGACCTGGCGCAGCCGGTCGTCCACGTTGGACAGGCCGATGCCGCCGGACGGGCTGACCTCTCCGGCGAGGATGCGGCGCAGCAGCTCCGGGTCCATTCCGGCGCCGTCGTCCTCGATGACGACCAGCGCCTCGGCGCCCGCGTCCTGCGCGGTGATGCTGATGTGGCGTTTGTCGGTGGTGCCCTCCAGTCCGTGCTTGACCGCGTTCTCCACGAGCGGCTGAAGGCAGAGGAAGGGCAGGGCGACCGGCAGTACCTCGGGCGCGATCTGCAGGGTGACCGAGAGCCGGTCGCCGAAGCGGGCCCGTACGAGCGCCAAGTAGTGGTCTATGGCGTGCAGTTCGTCGGCGAGCGTGGTGAAGTCGCCGTGCCTGCGGAACGAGTAGCGGGTGAAGTCGGCGAACTCCAGGAGGAGTTCACGGGCGCGCTCGGGGTCGGTGCGTACGAACGAGGCGATCACGGCGAGTGAGTTGAAGATGAAGTGCGGGGAGATCTGGGCGCGCAGGGCCTTGATCTCGGCCTCGATGAGCCGGGTTCGGGACTGGTCGAGGTCCGCTAGCTCCAGTTGCACGGAGACCCAGCGGGCCACCTCGCCCGCTGCCCGGACGAGAACGGCGGACTCGCGGGGCGCGCAGGCCACCAGCGCGCCGTGCACCCGGTCGTCGACGGTGAGCGGGGCGACGACGGCCCAGCGCAACGGGCAGTCGGGGACGTCGCAACCGATGCGGAAGGCCTCGCCGCGGCCGGTCTCCAGCAGGCCCCCGAGCCGATCCAGGACCTCGTCGCGATGGTGCTCCCCCGCGCCGTCCCAGGCCAGCACGGTCTCCCGGTCGGTGAGGCAGAGCGCGTCGGTGCCCAGCAGGCTGCGCAGCCTGCGCGCGGATTTGCGGGCCGTCTCCTCGGTGAGCCCGGCGCGCAGCGGGGGTGCTGCCAGGGAGGCGGTGTGCAGGGTCTGGAAGGTGGCATGCTCGACGGGGGTGCCGAGCCCGCCGAGGCTCTCGGGGCGCGCGGTGCGCCGACCGAGCCAGAACCCGGCGGCGAGCAGCGGGAGTACGGCCACGCACAGGCCGGCGAGGAAGCCGCTCATGCCTTGGCCTCCGCCCGTAGTTCCTCGGGCAGATGGAAGCGGGCCAGGATCGCCGCCGTCCCGGCCGGTACCCGTCCCGGTGTCGCCAGGGACACCAGCACCATGGTCAGGAATCCGAGCGGCACCGACCAGAGCGCGGGCCAGGCGAGCAGCGCGTGCAGGGTGCCGGTGCCCGGATAGCCCGCCATGGTCGCCGCCACCGCGACGAACGCCGAGCCGCCCCCGGCCAGCATTCCGGCCGCCGCGCCGGGCGGGGTCAGCCGCCGCCACCAGATGCCCAGCACGAGCAGCGGACAGAACGAGGACGCGGACACGGCGAACGCGAGTCCGACCGCGTCGGCCACCGGGAGCCCGCCCACCAGCACGCTCGCCGCCAGCGGCATCGCCATCGCGAGCAGCGTGCCGAGCCGGAAGTGCCGTACGCCCCGGGACGGCAGGACGTCCTGGGTGAGCACGCCGGCCACCGCCATGGTCAGCCCCGACGCCGTGGACAGGAACGCGGCGAAGGCACCGCCCGCGACGAGCGCGCCGAGCAGATCCGCGCCGAGTCCGCCGATCATGCGATCGGGCAGCAGCAGGACGGCGGCGTCGGCGTCCCCGGTGAGGGTGAGTTCGGGGGCGTAGAGCCGGCCCAGCGCGCCGTAGACCGGTGGCAGGAGGTAGAAGGCGCCGATCAGGCCGAGCACGGCGACGGTGGTGCGGCGGGCCGCGACGCCGTGCGGGCTGGTGTAGAAGCGGACGACGACGTGCGGCAGGCCCATGGTGCCGAGGAAGGTGGCGAGGATGAGTCCGTACGTGGCGTAGAGCGGGCGTTCCTCGCGGCCGGAGGCCAGTGAGGTCGACATGCCGCCGTTGCTGCCGGGGTCGGCGACGGGGACGGGGTCGCCCTGGTCGAAGGCCAGCCGGGTGCCGCCTTCGATGTGGTGGGCGCCTGCGGCGAGGTTCACGCGCTGCCCGGTGTACCGCCGACCGTCGACCGTGCCCGTCGCCGTGACGTCGAGCGGACGGGACAGTCGGATGTCGAGGCTGTCGTCGATCCGCACGACGCGGTGCTCGCGGAAGGCGGCCGGTTCGGCGAAGGCGCCGCGCGGCGCTCCGTCGCCCTGCCAGGCCAGCACCAGGAAGAGCGCCGGGACGAGCAGGGCGGTGAGTTTGAGCCAGTACTGGAAGGCCTGGACGAAGGTGATGCTGCGCATGCCCCCCGCGGCGACGGTCGCCACCACGACGACCGCGACGATGACCCCGCCGAGCGCGTCGGGCGCGCCGGTCAGCACGGCCAGCGTGAGCCCGGCGCCCTGGAGTTGGGGCAGCAGATACAGCCAGCCGACCCCGACCACGAAGGCTCCGGCGAGCCGGCGCACCTGCCGCGAGGCGAGCCGGGCCTCGGCGAAGTCCGGGAGGGTGTAGGCGCCGGAGCGGCGCAGTGGGGCGGCGACGAACAGAAGCAGGACGAGATAGCCGGCGGTGTAGCCGACCGGGTACCACAGCATGTCGGGGCCCTGGACGAGGACGAGGCCCGCGATGCCCAGGAAGGAGGCGGCGGACAGGTACTCGCCGCTGATCGCGGCCGCGTTGAGGCGGGGGCCGACGGTGCGGGAGGCCACGTAGAAGTCGGAGGTGGTGCGGGAGATGCGCAGACCGAAGGCGCCGACGAGGACGGTGGCCAGGACGACGAGGGCGACCGCGGGAACGGAGTAGTTCTGGTTCACGGTCGCGCCTCAGCGGTCCTCGACGAGGCGTACGAAGTCCTTCTCGTTGCGCTCGGCGCGGCGCACGTACCAGCGGGCGAGCAGAACCAGTGGCGGGTAGAGGCCGAAGCCGAGCACGGCCCATTCCAGCCCGTTGTTGCGCGTGGTGGCGAAGACAAGGGGCAGGGGCCCGACGAGGAGCACCAGGACGGTGAGGACGGTGAGGCCGGCGCGGAGTTGACTGCGCATCAGTGAACGGACGTAGGTGTGGCCGAGCGTGGTCTGTTCGTCGATCTCGGTCCGCGGCCGGTAGTAACCGGAGTCCCGGCGGGTGCGCCGGGGCGGCCCGGTGACGACGACGCGGCGTTCGGTGGGGTCCTGGGGCACGCGGTCCTCATCCTCCCGTGGTCCGGCGCATCAGCAGGTCCCGCAGCTCGCGTGCGTGCCGTCGGCTGACCTGGAGTTCGACGGAATCGACGAGGACGCTCACCGAGCCGGCGTCCAGGCGGAGTTCCTCGATGTGGCGCAGCGCGACGAGGTGGCGGCGGTGGATGCGGACGAACCCGCGCGAGCGCCAGCGCTCCTCCAGGGTGGACAGCGGGATCCGGACGAGATGGCTGCCCTGGGGGGTGTGCAGGCGGGCGTAGTCGCCCTGGGCCTCGACGTGGGTGATGTCCTCGACGGGCACGAACCGTGTCACGCCCCCGAGTTCGACGGATATGTGGTCGGGATCGGGCTCGTGCACGGGTATCAGGGGTGCCGTCTCCCGTACCTGCGCGGCGCGACGCACCGCCTCGGCGAGCCGCTCGCGACGTACGGGCTTGAGGACGTAGTCGACGGCCTTGAGGTCGAAGGCGTGTACGGCGAAGCCCTCGTGCGCGGTGACGAAGACGACGAGCGGCGGCTGGGCGAAGCCGGTCAGCAGCCGGGCCATCTCCAGGCCGTCGAGGCCGGGCATGTGGATGTCGAGGAAGACGACGTCGATCGCGTCGGGGCCGTCAAGGCCGGACTCCAGGGCACGGTTGATGCGGCGCAGCGCCTCGGTCGCGTCGCTCGCGCCCTCCACACTGCCGATCCGTGGGTCCGCGTTCAGCAGATAGAGGAGTTCCTCCAGCGAGGGGCGTTCGTCGTCGACGGCGAGGGCGCGCAGCATGAACGTGGAGTGTAGGAGCATTCCGTACGCCTGGACATGCGCGGGAGCATGGACGTTCCCGCTGGACACGGTGGACGGACCGGTGTGGATACAGTGCCCGCATGAACAGCAGGCCGCCCATGTTCGACGAGCTCGATCGCAAGATCATCACCGCTCTGATGGCGAACGCCAGGACCAGTTTCGCCGAGATCGGTGCGGCCATCGGCCTGTCGTCCACGGCGGTCAAGCGCCGGGTGGACCGGCTGCGCGAGACGGGCGTGATCACCGGGTTCACGGCCACGGTGAAGCCGTCGGCGCTGGGGTGGCGCACGGAGGCGTACGTGGAGGTGTACTGCGAGGGCGCGGCGCCTCCCCGGCGCCTGGCGGAGGTCGTGCGCAACCATCCGGAGATCACCGCGGCGA
The Streptomyces sp. CGMCC 4.7035 DNA segment above includes these coding regions:
- a CDS encoding sensor histidine kinase: MSGFLAGLCVAVLPLLAAGFWLGRRTARPESLGGLGTPVEHATFQTLHTASLAAPPLRAGLTEETARKSARRLRSLLGTDALCLTDRETVLAWDGAGEHHRDEVLDRLGGLLETGRGEAFRIGCDVPDCPLRWAVVAPLTVDDRVHGALVACAPRESAVLVRAAGEVARWVSVQLELADLDQSRTRLIEAEIKALRAQISPHFIFNSLAVIASFVRTDPERARELLLEFADFTRYSFRRHGDFTTLADELHAIDHYLALVRARFGDRLSVTLQIAPEVLPVALPFLCLQPLVENAVKHGLEGTTDKRHISITAQDAGAEALVVIEDDGAGMDPELLRRILAGEVSPSGGIGLSNVDDRLRQVYGDDHGLVIETAVGAGMKITARLPKYQPGVHSAGRLPRQ
- a CDS encoding 6-phosphofructokinase, with the translated sequence MRIGVLTSGGDCPGLNAVIRSVVHRAVVDHGDEVIGFRDGWKGLLECDYLKLDLDAVSGILALGGTILGSSRVRPEHLRDGVERAKGHVEELGLDAIIPIGGEGTLKAARLLSDNGLPIVGVPKTIDNDIAVTDVTFGFDTAVGVATDALDRLKTTAESHQRVLIVEVMGRHTGWIALHSGMAAGAHAIVVPERPFDIEELAARVGERFAAGKRFAIVVAAEGAKPKAGTMDFDEGGKDVYGHERFAGIARQLSLELEQRLGKEARPVILGHVQRGGTPTAYDRVLATRFGWHAVEAVHRGEFGMMTALRGTDIVMVSLAEAVETLKTVPSERYAEAECVL
- a CDS encoding cytochrome c oxidase assembly protein; its protein translation is MDHSGHGMSTDLPPFTLGRGLEWSADPFFLVACLVGLGLYGWGVIRLVKRGDKWPVGRTVAYVVGVLTVMLAMCTKLNDYGMVMFSVHMVQHMVISMLSPILILLGAPITLALRALPTAGRDRKGPRELLLMLLHSRYMRIVTHPAFTIPMFIASLYALYFSPLFDFLMGSKAGHIAMMVHFLAVGLVFFWPIMGVDPGPHRPGYLMRMLELFAGMPFHAFFGIALMMASTPMVDTYRNPPASLGIEALSDQTSAGGIAWAFSEIPSVLVLLALLFQWYGSEQRQAKRKDRAADRDGDKELEAYNAYLASLNARGR
- a CDS encoding Lrp/AsnC family transcriptional regulator; this translates as MNSRPPMFDELDRKIITALMANARTSFAEIGAAIGLSSTAVKRRVDRLRETGVITGFTATVKPSALGWRTEAYVEVYCEGAAPPRRLAEVVRNHPEITAAMTVTGGADALLHVRARDVEHFEEVLERIRAEPFIRKTISVMVLSHLLPDSPEAGASQVAPNGAADVR
- a CDS encoding PASTA domain-containing protein; amino-acid sequence: MTFRAFMQRAGKSAARRIGVLLVAALILSGCSRSAHLFAVQAVAAGVPSLAPFFDEHSGLGHDATVQAQQAPGGLQAGNTPGLYGGSRKPTICDVKRLKEFLTDPRNDRKAKAWAQVQGIPQTEIPDYLDRLTPVLLRHDTLVQNHDYKKGRATPFNSLLQAGIAVLVDDQGQPMVKCSCGNPLRPFQGDTTRISVKFKDGNKKWAGYDRASVVAVKPAPRRLTRLALIDVDDPNHGMNRPVGTGGGHDKPFDTRVRHKVPEVTGMRFTEASRQLTSQGLAVAYAGKGAPPDEAVVTGSDPAPGTELAFGQYVTLSVDMGETDGSGSGTPGGKTGEAGGGTAGGTGSGTTGGTGTGTPGGPNGGTSAPPASGGTSPGQTSASPPTPSKSGSASSPPASGGSSSAPASGGTSASSGGASSPTRSSGPPAAGSTPPAASPSASSPPASRSAPGATGSPPTSKPASSSAPATSAPITSAPVTSASATSAPVTSAPATSEPPVTRDPVTGSPTAGPLFDDRA
- a CDS encoding serine/threonine-protein kinase, producing the protein MASGTPQSGVGRVIAGRYLLLNRLGSGAMGHVWLAHDQRLACEVAVKEIVFRDAVEAVEERTARVARARAEARHAAGLRDHPHVVTVHDVLEHEGLPWIVMEYVAGALDLRELVRRRGPLAPAECARIGLAVLDALTAGHERGVMHRDVKPANILLAPDRAGAPYARVLLTDYGISIQPDAGETRYTLTSALVGTPGYLAPERATGGPPTAAADLFSLGCTLYYAVEGCGPFERDTHLAEVTAVVLEEPRPPMRAGALEPLLASMLVKDPALRITASDTAAALAAIVIPQSHPRTRLDLGSRPPWEGSDATTETSQRQASHGFGLASGHGGAGEASSTARYDGASEAPTASGYRGASEAPPASGSVPPGWARPGPPVVSSPSYGHDVLSSAPAGRGFGPPLTRGERHPRRSHVLRALAACALGLLLALGGVWYAMAQRTTDGTAKPYGDAVALTHPLKDGDCVVADWPGNPFQGAPRLTVDPTCAEKTPDGQVMAVVPNASADEARGRGTAECEQRTREIREKLADVRSYALVPTGAGFEAAGRRTACLVLGAHGPVYGPLGDHRKPGMRFVDTANMQKRDCLDAPSLRAAKLVSCAGTHDQQVLGFTRLSPDTPLGRAKSLSDAACARDVPPKDYGYDPNRYEAASWTGKSAWTSGTHLVVCTVREQNGGTMGKDGP
- a CDS encoding LytR/AlgR family response regulator transcription factor, yielding MLRALAVDDERPSLEELLYLLNADPRIGSVEGASDATEALRRINRALESGLDGPDAIDVVFLDIHMPGLDGLEMARLLTGFAQPPLVVFVTAHEGFAVHAFDLKAVDYVLKPVRRERLAEAVRRAAQVRETAPLIPVHEPDPDHISVELGGVTRFVPVEDITHVEAQGDYARLHTPQGSHLVRIPLSTLEERWRSRGFVRIHRRHLVALRHIEELRLDAGSVSVLVDSVELQVSRRHARELRDLLMRRTTGG
- a CDS encoding sodium/solute symporter: MNQNYSVPAVALVVLATVLVGAFGLRISRTTSDFYVASRTVGPRLNAAAISGEYLSAASFLGIAGLVLVQGPDMLWYPVGYTAGYLVLLLFVAAPLRRSGAYTLPDFAEARLASRQVRRLAGAFVVGVGWLYLLPQLQGAGLTLAVLTGAPDALGGVIVAVVVVATVAAGGMRSITFVQAFQYWLKLTALLVPALFLVLAWQGDGAPRGAFAEPAAFREHRVVRIDDSLDIRLSRPLDVTATGTVDGRRYTGQRVNLAAGAHHIEGGTRLAFDQGDPVPVADPGSNGGMSTSLASGREERPLYATYGLILATFLGTMGLPHVVVRFYTSPHGVAARRTTVAVLGLIGAFYLLPPVYGALGRLYAPELTLTGDADAAVLLLPDRMIGGLGADLLGALVAGGAFAAFLSTASGLTMAVAGVLTQDVLPSRGVRHFRLGTLLAMAMPLAASVLVGGLPVADAVGLAFAVSASSFCPLLVLGIWWRRLTPPGAAAGMLAGGGSAFVAVAATMAGYPGTGTLHALLAWPALWSVPLGFLTMVLVSLATPGRVPAGTAAILARFHLPEELRAEAKA